Proteins encoded by one window of Arachis hypogaea cultivar Tifrunner chromosome 1, arahy.Tifrunner.gnm2.J5K5, whole genome shotgun sequence:
- the LOC112783623 gene encoding CDPK-related kinase 5, whose protein sequence is MGLCVSKAPSESLSPSHNNNSKQEPEPASVNGGKKSPFFPFYSPSPAHYLFSKKSPARSPARTGSESTPRRFFKRPFPPPSPAKHIKAVLARRQGSVKPNEASIPEGSEAGGDDGVAVALDKSFGFSKHFKNKYELGSEVGRGHFGYTCAAKFKKGDLKGHQVAVKVIPKAKMTTAIAIEDVRREVKILRALTGHKNLVQFYDAYEDHDNVYIVMELCEGGELLDRILSRGGKYTEEDAKAVLTQILNVVAFCHMQGVVHRDLKPENFLFASKDENSELKAIDFGLSDFVKPDERLNDIVGSAYYVAPEVLHRAYSTEADIWSIGVIAYILLCGSRPFWARTESGIFRAVLKADPSFEEPPWPSLSDEAKDFVKRLLNKDPRKRMTAAQALCHPWIKNYKDVKAPLDILMFKLMKSYMRSSSLRKAALRALSKTLAVDEVYYLKEQFSLLEPNKNGTISLENIKAALMKNATDAMKESRIPDFLGSLNALQFRRMDFDEFCAATLSVHQLEALDRWEQHARCAYELFEKDGNRAIVIEELASELGLGPSVPVHAVLHDWIRHTDGKLSFLGFVKLLHGPSRSLAKPQ, encoded by the exons ATGGGTCTCTGCGTTTCAAAGGCTCCTTCCgagtctctctctccttctcacaACAACAATTCCAAACAAGAACCAGAACCAGCATCCGTCAATGGTGGCAAGAAGTCCCCGTTCTTCCCGTTCTACAGCCCTAGCCCAGCTCACTACCTCTTCTCCAAGAAGTCTCCGGCGAGATCTCCGGCCCGGACAGGGTCGGAATCGACGCCGCGGCGGTTCTTCAAGCGGCCTTTCCCACCGCCGTCGCCAGCGAAGCACATAAAGGCGGTGCTGGCGCGGCGGCAGGGGTCAGTGAAGCCGAACGAGGCGAGCATACCGGAGGGAAGCGAGGCCGGCGGCGACGACGGCGTGGCGGTTGCCCTGGACAAGAGCTTCGGGTTCTCGAAGCATTTCAAGAACAAGTACGAACTTGGGAGTGAAGTTGGGCGAGGGCATTTTGGGTACACTTGTGCTGCTAAGTTCAAGAAGGGAGACCTCAAGGGTCACCAGGTTGCTGTCAAGGTTATCCCCAAAGCTAAG ATGACAACTGCAATTGCTATTGAGGATGTGAGAAGGGAAGTGAAAATATTGAGAGCTTTGACGGGACATAAGAATCTAGTACAGTTCTATGATGCATATGAAGATCACGATAATGTCTATATAGTAATGGA ATTGTGTGAAGGAGGTGAGCTGTTGGATAGAATACTATCAAg AGGAGGGAAATACACCGAAGAAGATGCAAAAGCTGTCCTCACGCAAATTCTGAATGTTGTTGCATTTTGCCATATGCAGGGTGTTGTGCACCGTGATCTTAAACCCGAG AACTTCTtgtttgcatccaaagatgagaaCTCAGAGCTGAAGGCCATAGACTTTGGGTTGTCGGATTTCGTTAAACCAG ATGAAAGGCTTAATGATATTGTTGGTAGTGCATACTATGTGGCTCCTGAAGTTCTACATAGAGCTTACAGTACTGAGGCTGACATCTGGAGTATTGGTGTAATCGCGTATATTTTATTATGTGGCAGCCGTCCGTTTTGGGCACGGACTGAATCAGGGATATTTCGTGCTGTATTGAAAGCCGATCCAAGTTTCGAAGAACCTCCTTGGCCTTCTCTGTCGGACGAAGCAAAGGATTTCGTAAAGCGACTACTAAATAAAGATCCAAGGAAAAGAATGACTGCAGCACAAGCATTAT GCCATCCATGGATTAAAAATTATAAGGATGTGAAAGCACCCCTCGATATTCTAATGTTCAAGCTCATGAAGTCATACATGCGCTCCTCATCTTTACGAAAAGCAGCTTTAAGG GCTCTGTCGAAGACGTTAGCTGTTGACGAGGTGTACTATTTGAAAGAGCAGTTTTCACTATTAGAACCAAACAAAAATGGCACCATTAGCTTAGAAAATATCAAAGCG GCCTTGATGAAGAATGCAACCGATGCTATGAAGGAGTCTCGCATTCCTGATTTTTTGGGATCG CTTAATGCATTGCAGTTTAGAAGGATGGATTTTGACGAGTTCTGTGCAGCGACTCTTAGTGTTCATCAACTTGAAGCGCTCGACCGGTGGGAGCAACATGCTCGCTGCGCCTATGAGCTTTTTGAAAAGGATGGAAACAGGGCCATAGTCATTGAGGAGCTAGCTTCG GAGCTAGGACTTGGTCCATCTGTTCCTGTTCACGCTGTTCTCCATGACTGGATTAGGCACACTGATGGAAAACTAAGCTTCCTTGGGTTTGTCAAATTGCTGCATGGTCCGTCTCGTAGTCTCGCCAAACCTCAATAG
- the LOC112783702 gene encoding phosphoglycerate mutase-like protein 4 isoform X1 — protein sequence MNTWLCVNESISVSIPKHKYSRSHSYSFPPIPLPLPSFLRLKSVSSLPKQQALNVSLTRHSTHSLQMADSSISDSDSSHPHPEYAEIVVVRHGETAWNADGRIQGHLDVELNEAGRQQAAAVADRLSREPKISFIYSSDLQRAYETAQIIASRCGGLEVIKDSDLRERHLGDLQGLIYREAAKTHPTAHKAFSSRNEDQEIPGGGESIAQLFQRCTSALQRIGRKHKGERVVVVTHGGFIRSLYRWACPNGRPAGKIHNTSVNVFHMYGEDKWTLKLWGDVSHLSQDEFLASGFGGDRTSG from the exons ATGAACACTTGGTTGTGTGTGAATGAGAGCATCAGCGTAAGCATACCGAAACATAAATATTCTCGCTCCCATTCCTATTCTTTTCCGCCAATCCCACTCCCACTCCCTTCTTTTCTGCGCCTCAAATCCGTTTCTTCTCTCCCCAAACAACAAGCCTTAAACGTCTCTTTGACTCGCCACTCAACTCACTCACTCCAAATGGCCGATTCTTCCATCTCCGATTCCGACTCCAG CCATCCTCATCCAGAGTATGCAGAGATTGTTGTGGTGCGTCATGGTGAAACAGCATGGAATGCTGATGGAAGAATTCAG GGACATCTAGATGTTGAATTAAACGAAGCTGGAAGACAGCAAGCAGCTGCA GTGGCTGATAGACTATCCAGGGAGCCTAAGATCTCTTTTATATATTCTTCCGACTTGCAACGAGCTTATGAAACAGCACAGATTATTGCATCCAGATGTGGAGGGCTAGAG GTTATCAAGGATTCTGATCTACGGGAAAGACACCTAGGGGATCTTCAAGGCCTTATTTATCGTGAAGCAGCAAAGACTCATCCCACAGCCCACAAAGCTTTTTCATCTAGGAATGAAGATCAAGAAATACCA GGTGGTGGAGAAAGTATTGCCCAGCTTTTCCAGCGCTGCACATCTGCATTGCagagaattggaagaaagcatAAAG GGGAGAGAGTAGTAGTTGTTACTCACGGAGGATTCATTCGATCACTTTACAGGTGGGCGTGCCCAAATGGGAGGCCTGCTGGGAAGATACATAACACATCAGTGAATGTTTTTCACATGTACGGTGAGGACAAATGGACCCTAAAATTGTGGGGTGATGTTAGCCATCTTAGCCAAGATGAGTTTCTGGCATCAGGGTTTGGGGGTGACAGAACTTCAGGTTAG
- the LOC112783702 gene encoding phosphoglycerate mutase-like protein 4 isoform X2 gives MNTWLCVNESISVSIPKHKYSRSHSYSFPPIPLPLPSFLRLKSVSSLPKQQALNVSLTRHSTHSLQMADSSISDSDSSHPHPEYAEIVVVRHGETAWNADGRIQGHLDVELNEAGRQQAAAVADRLSREPKISFIYSSDLQRAYETAQIIASRCGGLEVIKDSDLRERHLGDLQGLIYREAAKTHPTAHKAFSSRNEDQEIPGGGESIAQLFQRCTSALQRIGRKHKGGRAQMGGLLGRYITHQ, from the exons ATGAACACTTGGTTGTGTGTGAATGAGAGCATCAGCGTAAGCATACCGAAACATAAATATTCTCGCTCCCATTCCTATTCTTTTCCGCCAATCCCACTCCCACTCCCTTCTTTTCTGCGCCTCAAATCCGTTTCTTCTCTCCCCAAACAACAAGCCTTAAACGTCTCTTTGACTCGCCACTCAACTCACTCACTCCAAATGGCCGATTCTTCCATCTCCGATTCCGACTCCAG CCATCCTCATCCAGAGTATGCAGAGATTGTTGTGGTGCGTCATGGTGAAACAGCATGGAATGCTGATGGAAGAATTCAG GGACATCTAGATGTTGAATTAAACGAAGCTGGAAGACAGCAAGCAGCTGCA GTGGCTGATAGACTATCCAGGGAGCCTAAGATCTCTTTTATATATTCTTCCGACTTGCAACGAGCTTATGAAACAGCACAGATTATTGCATCCAGATGTGGAGGGCTAGAG GTTATCAAGGATTCTGATCTACGGGAAAGACACCTAGGGGATCTTCAAGGCCTTATTTATCGTGAAGCAGCAAAGACTCATCCCACAGCCCACAAAGCTTTTTCATCTAGGAATGAAGATCAAGAAATACCA GGTGGTGGAGAAAGTATTGCCCAGCTTTTCCAGCGCTGCACATCTGCATTGCagagaattggaagaaagcatAAAG GTGGGCGTGCCCAAATGGGAGGCCTGCTGGGAAGATACATAACACATCAGTGA